The following are from one region of the Bacteroidia bacterium genome:
- a CDS encoding acyltransferase — protein MMQKIHFWKSWYKYQYRIKTKLITKWFRLKNWPLVSIHPKAYVETNVVLRPFWSKDYPTLLHIELKAYAHIKHSVTIQGNGKLIIGEHSYIGSYSVIGVNEQISIGKNVMIADGATIRDTDHQIARTDIPMQYQGMTSQPVVIEDDVWLGHGVSVLRGVKIGKGSVIAAGAVVTQNIPPGVIAGGIPAKILKYRDITEVLKV, from the coding sequence ATGATGCAAAAAATCCACTTTTGGAAAAGTTGGTATAAATATCAATACCGAATCAAAACCAAACTAATTACTAAGTGGTTTCGGTTAAAAAATTGGCCATTGGTATCCATTCATCCAAAGGCATACGTAGAAACTAATGTTGTGTTAAGACCTTTTTGGTCAAAAGATTATCCTACCTTACTTCATATTGAGCTAAAAGCGTATGCACATATCAAGCACTCCGTTACAATACAAGGAAACGGAAAATTAATAATTGGAGAACATTCTTATATCGGCTCTTACTCGGTTATTGGCGTCAATGAACAAATATCTATTGGTAAAAATGTGATGATAGCTGACGGGGCAACAATCAGGGATACCGACCACCAGATAGCGCGTACCGATATTCCCATGCAATACCAAGGGATGACAAGCCAACCTGTTGTTATAGAGGACGATGTGTGGTTAGGGCATGGCGTCTCGGTACTTCGTGGGGTGAAAATCGGAAAAGGTTCTGTAATTGCTGCCGGTGCTGTAGTTACACAAAATATCCCACCCGGAGTAATCGCAGGCGGAATACCCGCTAAAATTTTAAAATACAGAGATATAACAGAAGTGTTGAAAGTATAG
- a CDS encoding polysaccharide biosynthesis C-terminal domain-containing protein, protein MIKLLIIRLRKQPNLRLLLVDFVISFIIKVLGMGFGFVVLWWIAKTQGDKVLGVYSLCLALLQLLIIPAKFGLDISMVRIGVNQCVKGEFAAFKQTFFRAIIILLLTSSVIAIVLWLARSLLAEKVYHKPYLAEYFMITAVTLVPYALGSLFTEGLRIFRVMRGFAFMSTAAQNIFTLLLLFVSGLFIPDEHPIIWNFWALLLVCVVAIIWFRQVAKLGQVSPSGGMKYSEITKQSYPVMLSALFTTITAQAGLLILGMYKPEAEIAIYNIVIRLSVLTTLSLLAINNLTAPQFAEAHSKQDVWALQVHIRRATRLIFWTSLPLLLIFLLFPSYVMGIFGEQYRVGAWALFIISIGKFFGAISGAVGQLLIMVGEQKILQNAAIITAIIVISLNFLLIPTWGIIGAAAANSLGVVLLNGICIWHIKRKLGFITLYIPFISD, encoded by the coding sequence ATGATAAAACTCCTGATTATTCGCCTACGAAAGCAACCTAACTTACGGCTACTATTAGTAGATTTCGTTATCTCGTTCATTATCAAGGTTTTAGGAATGGGATTTGGGTTTGTCGTGCTTTGGTGGATAGCTAAAACTCAGGGCGATAAAGTATTAGGTGTTTATTCCTTATGTTTAGCGTTGTTGCAATTACTAATAATCCCGGCCAAGTTTGGGTTAGATATTTCTATGGTACGTATTGGGGTGAACCAATGCGTAAAAGGAGAATTTGCCGCATTTAAACAGACGTTTTTTCGCGCAATTATTATTTTATTACTGACATCATCCGTTATAGCAATCGTTTTATGGTTAGCGCGTAGCCTTTTAGCCGAAAAAGTATATCATAAGCCCTATTTAGCGGAGTATTTTATGATTACAGCGGTTACGCTTGTTCCGTATGCACTCGGGTCTTTATTTACCGAAGGCTTACGTATTTTTCGGGTAATGCGTGGATTTGCCTTTATGAGCACTGCTGCGCAAAATATTTTTACATTATTACTGCTGTTTGTTTCCGGGTTATTTATTCCCGATGAGCATCCTATAATTTGGAATTTCTGGGCATTATTACTCGTTTGCGTGGTTGCTATAATCTGGTTTAGACAGGTAGCTAAGCTAGGGCAGGTTTCCCCTTCCGGAGGAATGAAGTATTCAGAAATAACCAAGCAGTCTTATCCGGTCATGTTAAGTGCTTTATTCACAACTATTACAGCGCAAGCAGGGCTATTGATATTAGGAATGTATAAACCAGAAGCAGAAATTGCGATTTACAATATTGTTATTCGACTATCAGTACTAACCACTCTATCTTTATTGGCTATCAATAATTTAACTGCGCCGCAATTTGCAGAGGCACATTCTAAACAAGATGTATGGGCACTTCAAGTCCATATTCGGCGAGCTACACGGCTTATTTTTTGGACATCCTTACCGCTATTGCTGATATTTTTACTTTTTCCCTCTTATGTAATGGGGATTTTTGGTGAACAATACCGTGTGGGAGCTTGGGCTTTGTTTATAATCTCTATTGGTAAGTTCTTTGGAGCAATTTCAGGAGCAGTAGGCCAACTTTTAATAATGGTTGGGGAACAAAAGATTTTGCAAAATGCTGCTATTATTACTGCTATAATTGTGATTTCACTAAACTTCTTATTAATTCCGACCTGGGGGATTATCGGTGCTGCTGCTGCAAATTCACTTGGTGTGGTACTGCTGAATGGCATTTGTATTTGGCACATTAAGCGAAAACTCGGCTTCATTACGCTGTATATCCCCTTTATTTCCGACTAA